A part of Botrytis cinerea B05.10 chromosome 2, complete sequence genomic DNA contains:
- the Bcpks2 gene encoding Bcpks2: MTQNDFEPIAIVGISCRFPAGANSPEELWSLISQGKSAWSDVPEDRFNWKSFLHPSSDVVGTINSRGGHFIDQDIRTFDAGFFGIPPAEANAMDPQHRLQLETAYEALENAGISLEKVRGSSTSVYVAIFNRDYDRMMFKDTNDIAKYHLLGSGEAIASNRISYTFDLKGPSMTVDTGCSGSLVALHQACQGLRSGDTDMALVGGTSLILSPDTMVPMSRMNVLDPSGKSFVFDDRGVGYGRGEGVATIVLKRLKDALNAGDHVRAVIRNTGINQDGKTSGIALPSQVAQQALANHVFKQVGLDPCKINYVEAHGTGTIAGDLAETKSIANVFCTERKKTLYIGSIKSNIGHLESASGAAGLLKAILVLEKGLIPPNVNLSNHKKGLDLEQSNIVVPSKIEKLSVDEDGKSRIAINSFGYGGTNAHAILETAPLVSTSSDFVGRFSLTNSLLPLEALSEQISKLGSQGSMASAKLFSLSAKSKASLIENIKKLRIWASEFKATASNNQLENLSYTLNQRRSVFQWRSSIVASTFEELIQNSDKAISEVTKASANVSVAFVFTGQGAQWASMGLELFLSNPTFRKSMQTSDQILRDLGCSWSLIKELFGTDQALSCVDQSIIAHPATTALQIALVDLFRSLRLTPSAVLGHSSGEIGAAYAAGALSHAVAIAISYYRSLLSGIGKKTAATKGAMLAVGLGEAEVTPFIQSLRNGKVVIACSNSSMSTTISGDETAIMELQHALESRFIFTRKLKVDTAYHSHHMELVAGQYFNMLTGLTHKDPDPKVLFVSSVTAGKKTTGFGPAYWVENLVSKVRFSDALEYLCQSQALVTGTSSKYIILEIGPHSTLSAPIRQVTAQLSHQSTIQYLPSLIRHQDSTRCILDSVRRLYDCSYTINLTPLNDFSKSGIQPEVVADLPSYSWDHGTPYWHESRLSLEHRLRKSPYHDLLGVCIVGGTPYTPHWRHLVSIEKLPWLADHVIDGSIIFPGAGYLCMAIEAIRGLLREQGRHHDTILRYVLRNISFSKSLTIPSSSNHVEIQLGFDLGKNQNDRTLVDWIGFDVSSFQNNSWKQHCSGNIKVEFHMPADEVEELREATFVAASETEMLQECSDGGAEPYEASEFYAKIKALGNDYGPKFATIRKLMVGDFHSTATISTPTISECMPSNFMQPHVIHPATMDAIFQAALPLYLTHCINGPVMPVYIDQLTVNSNVSAAPGQEFCVATKLNPTGPRSAMITSLAFQRDLDNELNCVLKLSNGELKGLGDAHPNGNFEKALPRSFTHTIQWNVDVNFMTTRIFRQYLSPAMNEAEIAKRQAAIDKVAALYIHDFLHDAKDTNVQLPKHFSLLLQWMQKYSKTKQYYKLISNNSVKNVDMILSEARTGIEGDFLRHLGERLVSIMSGSSDALSLMLEEDRLGRYYANEWLSKASSHLVKYLDLLSFKRPNLVVLEIGAGTGGTTFPVLQQLGNGNNSIFKRYDYTDISSGFFEGARSKFQNWSNLLEYKTLNIEIDPLEQGFEEASYDVVIASNVLHATKNVTQTLENVRRLLKPGGKLAFVEITRFSPMHNMTFGLLPGWWAGIDDGRQDTPILSVTQWNDALLRSSFNGVEVSASDFDGPASLCDLLVSTYTPTSVEPELEIEILVGETLAKVNNPSHDIQSFAWDIYLRLREQGFKTSFSSWSKKRVDSSCLYLILDCSNNPVLAHPTQEMFQNITQLAARGTRIVWITVPKDTGKFSANAETSLINGFARVARTENEGLKFTTLDIQQAYSSQKKEILTIISDIIKSLEVTDRSTSQESEYTFRDDRVFIPRLIPNAYLNSIVTSTLDITRPEPVRFQQSQRALKLHVEVPGLLDSMIFQDDKSKETPLEDDKVEIEVKACGVNFKDVFIALGQMRSTDQMVGECSGIISSVGANLNHRFRVGDRVWSLVATPYANFARSLGCTVYKIPDSMSFLTAASIPVVFTTAYYSLVNVAKLKKGQTVLIHAASGGVGQAALMIAKSIGAEIFATVGSLSKAEMLMERYNIAKSHIFSSRSLNFSSGIRRLTNGGGVDVVLNSLAGEAMQESWHCVAPMGTFVEIGKNDIYRRGNLSLEPFERNITFASVDMTLVVKHQSEKLQPIFENVMKMFNDEELRPVYPLMDMPISHVEQAFRLIQARKHMGKIVLDADNSSPVTVSSPISTPVRLDSHGTYLVVGGLGGLGRVIIRFLVSHGAKHVLILSRRAHEEKSKPLMTEIESHGAHCKIITCDVSNNEDCIQAIANAQRTMPTIHGVIQAAMVLQDRTLEKMTAEDYKVTIDPKVLGTQNLLSSLDVDQLKFFIILSSCSTIAGNASQANYSAACSFQDAVAQLHSQAYSDPRITSLNLGMIEGSESLEDVSDNAIELLRQSCVPIKMEEFLSLLEFSMRPEAREHHFVQIAIGLDRESISNRKDIKLQFVFNHLPGRMIDLDSAPVRITKTIGEELSAARSINQIKSIVTTAIATKLSALTASDASELDIDAPIENLGLDSLIAIELKNWINRSLRATLQTSDILDAPNIRFMSSTACEKSELVTKHPHSRITEDETSNGNVSDPKIKIQGGASSLPRLPLPELASTLQFYETSVQALCSEEEIQQLRTAIKEFQKTGSIGVKLQDRLRERQSNPNLECWLADLYCPHVYLRNRFSISPYGNFMTVHAESIIQHGQAERAAIVTLAAIQFKKDLEAQKVLPVLLNDQPICMNALEWLFNAIRAPCLTVDQMQKFPSQDYVAVLRRGCIYKITLHDASGHKIEIDELRDIFELIIEFGKVESTRKSIAGLTADRRDSWSQIYQTVRNQCLENSDTVDMIEKSAFVVCLDDGSPNTTTERSNQFLLGDICNRWSDKTLQLVVCTNGESGHIFEHSMIDALAVSRFDESIRKAILSYGESSSDLSKGQNGINGSSHINGASFINSKGSENGTNGIKHTDGGEWLKEYQYTTTTEIELHIASLEERYSKSYSPSETYSFTGNQFGSLYLRSHNVSPKSAYQVIIQLASLMYFGYHPPSFQTISMALFNKGRVELMQAVLPETLAFTNSAFNEDVSMQERRELFIKAAKTHAATTTRISRGRGFATHLYALREVLEDGEESPALFNLPLYSRIRPGKLMTDNANRREVIREMAFTMPDPENVLLHYELDDHKCDFVIKAPPKQSKIFFEAIEKACVLVRKLLGNS; the protein is encoded by the exons atgaCTCAAAATGACTTCGAGCCTATTGCTATCGTCGGTATCAGTTGTCGATTTCCGGCTGGCGCTAACAGCCCTGAAGAGCTTTGGTCTCTTATTTCTCAAGGAAAGAGTGCTTGGTCAGATGTCCCCGAGGATCGTTTCAACTGGAAGTCCTTCCTACACCCATCTTCCGACGTTGTGGGTACGATTAACTCCCGCGGTGGTCATTTCATCGACCAAGATATTCGCACTTTTGATGCCGGCTTTTTTGGAATACCGCCAGCAGAAGCCAATGCAATGGATCCCCAGCATCGCCTTCAACTCGAAACGGCGTACGAAGCGCTAGAGAATGCTGGGATCTCACTCGAAAAAGTTCGAGGCTCCTCGACATCAGTATATGTTGCCATATTTAACAGGGACTATGATCGAATGATGTTCAAAGATACCAATGACATCGCGAAATATCATCTACTTGGTTCCGGCGAAGCTATTGCATCAAACCGTATCTCGTACACATTTGATCTCAAGGGTCCATCAATGACAGTGGATACGGGTTGTTCTGGAAGTCTGGTAGCTTTACATCAAGCATGCCAGGGACTCCGTTCTGGAGATACAGATATGGCTTTGGTGGGAGGAACAAGTTTGATCTTGAGTCCAGATACCATGGTTCCCATGAGCCGTATGAA TGTTCTTGATCCTAGCGGTAAATCTTTCGTCTTCGATGATAGAGGAGTTGGCTATGGACGTGGAGAAGGAGTCGCTACCATCGTTctgaaaagattgaaagatgcTTTGAATGCTGGAGACCATGTTCGAGCTGTCATCCGGAATACAGGCATAAACCAGGATGGAAAAACATCAGGCATAGCTCTACCCAGTCAAGTTGCGCAACAGGCTTTAGCAAATCATGTTTTCAAGCAAGTGGGGCTCGATCCATGTAAGATCAATTACGTAGAAGCACACGGTACCGGAACAATAGCCGGGGATTTAGCAGAAACGAAGTCTATTGCGAACGTATTTTGCacggaaagaaagaaaactcTTTATATTGGGTCTATCAAGTCTAACATTGGCCATCTTGAGAGTGCTAGTGGTGCTGCTGGACTCTTGAAAGCTATCCTAGTACTCGAAAAAGGCCTCATCCCTCCTAATGTCAACCTGAGCAATCATAAGAAAGGTCTCGATCTGGAACAGTCAAACATTGTCGTTCCTTCAAAAATTGAGAAGCTTTCTGTTGATGAGGACGGAAAATCTCGCATAGCAATAAACAGCTTTGGTTACGGGGGTACTAATGCCCATGCGATACTTGAGACTGCCCCTCTGGTGAGCACTTCGAGTGACTTTGTAGGTCGCTTTTCACTTACCAACTCACTGTTACCACTCGAAGCTTTATCAGAACAAATAAGCAAGCTTGGTAGTCAAGGCTCTATGGCATCAGCTAAACTATTTTCTCTATCTGCGAAATCCAAAGCTTCTTTGAttgagaatatcaaaaagcttcGAATTTGGGCTTCGGAATTCAAGGCTACAGCTTCGAACAACCAATTGGAAAATCTTTCCTACACATTGAACCAACGACGATCTGTCTTTCAATGGCGTTCCAGTATTGTAGCTTCAACGTTTGAAGAGCTTATCCAAAACTCAGACAAAGCAATTTCTGAAGTAACTAAAGCTTCGGCCAATGTCAGTGTTGCCTTTGTGTTCACAGGACAAGGAGCTCAATGGGCGTCAATGGGACTAGAACTATTTCTCAGCAATCCTACGTTCAGAAAAAGCATGCAAACTTCAGATCAGATTTTGCGAGATCTTGGATGTTCCTGGAGCTTGATTAAAGAGCTGTTTGGAACTGATCAGGCGCTTTCTTGTGTAGATCAGAGCATTATTGCTCACCCTGCAACTACAGCATTGCAAATCGCACTTGTAGACCTGTTTCGTTCTCTTCGTCTTACCCCATCAGCAGTATTAGGGCATTCCAGTGGTGAGATTGGAGCGGCATATGCAGCAGGAGCTTTGAGTCACGCCGTAGCCATCGCGATATCATACTATCGTAGTCTTCTTTCTGGGATTGGAAAAAAGACTGCTGCCACCAAGGGCGCTATGCTTGCTGTCGGTCTCGGTGAGGCCGAAGTAACTCCATTTATACAAAGCTTGCGAAACGGAAAAGTGGTAATTGCATGCAGCAATAGTTCCATGAGTACCACAATATCTGGAGATGAAACTGCAATCATGGAGTTGCAACATGCACTTGAGAGTCGCTTTATTTTCACGAGAAAGCTCAAAGTTGACACTGCTTACCATTCACACCATATGGAGCTTGTGGCAGGTCAATATTTCAACATGCTGACAGGACTTACCCACAAAGATCCGGACCCAAAAGTTTTGTTCGTATCATCTGTCACTGCTGGAAAAAAGACCACGGGATTTGGGCCTGCTTACTGGGTCGAAAATTTAGTTTCAAAGGTTCGGTTTTCTGATGCACTGGAATATTTGTGCCAATCGCAGGCTTTAGTGACCGGTACATcctcaaaatatataattttggaGATTGGACCACATTCTACTCTTTCCGCACCCATCCGTCAAGTAACAGCACAGCTTAGCCACCAAAGCActattcaatatcttcccAGCTTGATACGTCACCAAGATTCAACACGTTGTATTCTAGATTCAGTCAGAAGACTCTACGACTGTAGCTATACTATCAACCTAACTCCACTCAATGATTTTTCTAAAAGCGGTATTCAGCCTGAAGTGGTGGCTGACCTTCCCAGCTACTCATGGGACCATGGTACACCGTACTGGCATGAGTCGCGTCTAAGCCTAGAGCATCGCTTGCGTAAAAGCCCATATCACGATCTTCTAGGAGTTTGTATTGTAGGTGGTACGCCGTATACTCCTCATTGGAGACACTTAGTTAGCATTGAAAAATTACCATGGTTGGCTGATCATGTTATTGATGGCTCAATCATATTTCCAGGAGCTGGTTATTTATGTATGGCAATTGAGGCAATTAGAGGGCTTTTGAGGGAGCAAGGACGCCATCATGACACAATTCTTCGATATGTTCTCCGAaacatctctttctcaaaatctctGACGATTCCTTCCTCGTCAAATCACGTGGAGATCCAACTTGGTTTTGATTTAGGCAAGAACCAGAATGACAGGACGTTAGTGGATTGGATTGGCTTTGATGTCAGTTCCTTTCAGAACAATAGCTGGAAACAACATTGTTCTGGCAATATCAAAGTGGAGTTTCATATGCCAGCAGATGAAGTCGAAGAGCTCAGGGAGGCCACTTTTGTAGCTGCCTCCGAAACAGAGATGCTACAAGAGTGTTCTGATGGTGGCGCTGAGCCTTACGAAGCTTCTGAGTTTTATGCCAAGATCAAGGCACTGGGTAACGATTATGGGCCAAAATTCGCCACTATACGGAAACTGATGGTTGGAGACTTCCATTCTACTGCTACGATATCAACTCCAACGATAAGCGAATGCATGCCTTCAAACTTCATGCAACCACATGTTATTCACCCAGCTACAATGGACGCTATATTTCAGGCTGCACTGCCCCTTTACCTTACTCATTGTATTAACGGACCAGTGATGCCAGTCTATATTGATCAGCTCACTGTCAACTCCAATGTGTCGGCAGCTCCCGGTCAAGAATTTTGTGTGGCAACTAAACTCAATCCAACCGGCCCAAGGTCAGCAATGATAACCAGTTTGGCATTTCAAAGAGACTTAGATAATGAGCTGAATTGCGTCTTGAAATTGTCAAATGGCGAGCTGAAAGGACTTGGGGACGCTCATCCTAAtgggaattttgaaaaggcaTTGCCACGAAGCTTTACACATACGATACAATGGAATGTTGATGTTAATTTTATGACAACTAGAATATTTAGACAGTACCTCTCACCTGCTATGAACGAGGCAGAGATAGCAAAACGCCAAGCAGCAATCGATAAAGTAGCCGCCCTTTATATTCACGATTTTCTTCACGATGCCAAAGATACAAATGTCCAATTACCGAAACACTTCTCGCTGCTACTGCAATGGATGCAAAAGTATTCGAAGACAAAACAGTACTATAAGCTTATCTCGAATAACTCTGTAAAGAATGTGGATATGATATTATCTGAAGCACGAACTGGGATTGAGGGGGATTTTCTACGACATTTAGGGGAGAGACTGGTATCAATTATGTCTGGATCATCCGATGCGCTCTCTTTAATGCTAGAGGAGGATCGTCTTGGGCGATATTACGCAAACGAGTGGCTCTCAAAAGCATCATCTCATTTGGTTAAATATCTCGACTTATTGTCCTTCAAGCGACCAAACTTAGTCGTATTGGAGATAGGTGCTGGCACTGGGGGCACTACCTTTCCTGTCTTGCAACAGCTAGGAAACGGGAATAACTCAATTTTCAAGAGATATGACTATACGGATATTTCTTCTGGTTTCTTCGAAGGAGCTCgatcaaaattccaaaactGGTCGAATTTGCTCGAATACAAGACTCTCAACATAGAAATCGATCCCCTGGAACAAGGTTTCGAAGAGGCTTCGTATGATGTGGTGATTGCCTCAAATGTATTACATGCCACAAAGAATGTCACTCAAACTCTGGAAAATGTGCGAAGGCTTCTAAAGCCAGGAGGAAAATTGGCATTCGTTGAAATTACACGATTCTCGCCAATGCATAACATGACTTTTGGCCTTCTACCTGGATGGTGGGCAG GAATTGATGATGGACGACAAGATACGCCGATCCTGTCGGTAACACAATGGAATGATGCATTACTTCGATCTTCATTTAACGGCGTCGAGGTGTCGGCGAGTGACTTCGATGGCCCTGCTAGTTTATGTGACCTCTTAGTATCAACATATACCCCAACATCAGTTGAACCAGAACTCGAGATCGAGATTCTTGTAGGGGAAACACTAGCAAAAGTGAATAACCCCAGCCATGACATCCAATCATTTGCCTGGGATATATATCTCCGCCTCCGAGAGCAAGGATTCAAAACATCATTTTCCTCATGGTCCAAAAAGAGGGTTGATAGTTCGTGtctatatttgatattggattGTAGTAACAATCCAGTCTTGGCACATCCGACTCAAGAGATGTTTCAAAACATCACCCAGCTTGCAGCTCGAGGGACCCGTATTGTTTGGATTACCGTTCCTAAAGATACAGGCAAGTTCTCAGCCAATGCTGAGACCTCTTTGATCAATGGATTTGCCCGCGTTGCAAGAACAGAGAACGAAGGACTGAAATTCACAACACTCGATATCCAGCAGGCTTACTCATCccaaaaaaaagagattttaaCGATTATTTCTGACATCATAAAAAGCCTGGAAGTTACTGACAGAAGTACCTCTCAGGAATCCGAGTATACATTTCGTGATGATCGTGTCTTTATACCACGTCTAATTCCCAACGCTTATTTGAATAGCATAGTTACATCAACCTTGGACATCACCCGACCCGAGCCTGTTAGATTTCAACAGTCACAACGCGCTTTGAAACTTCATGTTGAAGTACCTGGACTTCTTGATTCTATGATCTTCCAAGATGACAAGTCAAAAGAAACTCCACTCGAAGATGATAAAGTAGAAATTGAGGTGAAAGCATGCGGTGTCAATTTCAAAGACGTATTTATCGCGCTTGGCCAGATGAGATCAACTGATCAGATGGTGGGCGAGTGCTCGGGTATTATTTCGTCAGTCGGTGCAAATTTGAATCACAGATTTCGAGTTGGAGATAGAGTATGGTCACTTGTTGCTACACCATATGCCAATTTTGCAAGATCTCTTGGATGCACTGTCTATAAGATCCCAGACTCTATGTCATTCCTGACTGCAGCGTCCATTCCCGTAGTCTTTACTACTGCTTATTATAGCCTTGTCAATGTtgcaaaattgaaaaagggACAGACTGTCTTAATTCATGCTGCATCTGGTGGAGTTGGTCAAGCAGCACTTATGATAGCAAAGAGCATTGGGGCTGAAATATTTGCCACTGTCGGAAGTCTCTCTAAGGCAGAAATGCTTATGGAAAGATACAATATTGCCAAGAGTCATATATTCTCTAGTCGGTCACTGAACTTTAGTTCGGGTATCCGCCGACTCACGAACGGTGGGGGAGTAGACGTTGTGCTGAATTCTCTCGCTGGGGAGGCAATGCAAGAATCGTGGCACTGTGTCGCCCCAATG GGTACATTTGTTGAGATTGGTAAAAATGACATATACCGCCGAGGGAATTTAAGTTTAGAACCTTTCGAGAGAAACATTACCTTCGCATCTGTCGATATGACCCTTGTGGTTAAACACCAATCAGAGAAGCTTCAACCTATATTTGAGAACGTAATGAAAATGTTCAACGACGAAGAGCTTCGCCCTGTCTATCCTCTTATGGATATGCCAATCAGCCATGTTGAACAGGCATTTAGACTTATACAAGCTCGGAAGCATATGGGTAAGATAGTCTTAGATGCTGATAATTCTAGTCCTGTGACTGTGTCTTCTCCCATTAGCACACCTGTGCGCCTTGATAGCCATGGCACTTACTTGGTAGTGGGTGGTTTGGGAGGTCTTGGAAGGGTCATCATCAGGTTTCTTGTCTCTCACGGAGCGAAACATGTCCTCATATTATCTAGAAGAGCCCATGAAGAGAAATCAAAGCCTCTCATGACGGAGATTGAGTCACATGGTGCACATTGCAAGATTATAACCTGCGATGTCTCTAACAATGAAGACTGCATACAGGCGATTGCTAATGCCCAGCGAACTATGCCTACTATTCATGGAGTTATCCAGGCTGCAATGGTTCTTCAA GATCGAACACTCGAAAAGATGACAGCTGAAGATTATAAGGTGACCATAGATCCTAAGGTTTTGGGCACCCAGAATCTTCTGTCTTCTTTGGACGTCGACCAattgaaattctttattattctttcatCGTGCTCTACAATTGCTGGAAATGCATCGCAGGCAAATTATTCAGCGGCATGCAGCTTCCAAGACGCAGTCGCTCAATTACATAGCCAGGCATACTCCGATCCAAGAATTACGTCATTGAATCTTGGTATGATTGAAGGATCAGAATCTCTAGAAGATGTCTCCGATAATGCCATTGAATTGTTGCGACAGAGTTGTGTGCCTATCAAGATGGAGGAATTTCTCTCGCTTCTGGAATTTTCAATGCGGCCGGAAGCCCGTGAACATCACTTTGTCCAGATTGCGATAGGTTTGGACAGGGAATCGATAAGCAACAGGAAAGACATCAAGCTGCAATTCGTTTTCAATCATCTTCCAGGTCGTATGATTGATCTCGATTCTGCACCTGTAAGAATAACAAAGACTATCGGGGAGGAGCTATCCGCCGCCCGTAGCATTAATCAGATCAAATCCATCGTTACCACAGCAATTGCTACAAAGCTATCTGCACTTACTGCGTCCGATGCCAGCgaattggatattgatgctCCTATCGAGAATCTGGGTCTAGATTCTTTAATCGCCATTGAGCTGAAAAACTGGATCAACCGTTCGCTTCGGGCAACGCTACAAACCTCAGACATTCTTGATGCACCAAACATCAGGTTCATGAGCTCAACCGCGTGTGAGAAATCCGAGTTAGTCACGAAACATCCTCACTCAAGAATCACGGAGGATGAGACCAGTAACGGGAATGTCAGTGAtcccaagatcaagatccAAGGCGGGGCCAGTAGTCTTCCCCGACTGCCATTACCAGAATTAGCAAGTACTCTCCAATTCTACGAAACATCTGTCCAAGCTTTGTGCtctgaagaagagattcaGCAACTACGCACCGCAATCAAAGAATTCCAGAAGACAGGGTCCATTGGCGTGAAATTACAAGATCGTCTGCGTGAACGACAGAGTAATCCTAATCTTGAGTGCTGGTTAGCTGATCTGTACTGTCCACATGTTTATTTACGGAACAGATTCTCTATATCGCCATACGGAAATTTTATGACGGTGCATGCCGAATCAATCATTCAGCATGGACAAGCAGAACGAGCTGCAATTGTCACTTTGGCGGCGATACAATTCAAGAAAGATCTCGAAGCTCAGAAAGTCTTACCAGTGCTGCTAAATGACCAGCCGATCTGTATGAACGCACTTGAATGGCTGTTCAATGCAATTCGAGCACCATGTTTAACGGTCGATCAAATGCAGAAATTTCCCAGTCAAGATTATGTTGCTGTCTTGAGAAGAGGCTGCATCTACAAAATTACTCTCCACGATGCTAGCGGCCACAAGATAGAAATCGATGAACTGAGAGATATATTTGAActgattattgaatttggtAAAGTAGAATCGACTCGTAAATCAATAGCTGGCTTGACAGCCGACCGCAGGGATAGTTGGTCTCAG ATATATCAAACTGTTCGAAATCAGTGTTTGGAGAACTCCGATACTGTTGATATGATAGAAAAATCCGCTTTTGTAGTTTGTCTCGATGATGGCAGTCCAAATACCACAACAGAACGAAGCAACCAGTTTCTGCTAGGTGACATCTGCAACAGATGGAGCGATAAAACATTACAGCTAGTTGTCTGTACAAATGGAGAATCAGGGCACATTTTTGAACATTCAATGATCGATGCTCTAGCTGTCTCCAGGTTTGATGAATCAATCCGAAAAGCCATTCTTTCTTACGGTGAGAGTTCGTCAGACCTAAGCAAGGGGCAAAACGGCATCAATGGCAGTAGCCACATTAATGGCGCAAGCTTTATCAATAGCAAGGGCAGCGAAAATGGTACAAACGGAATTAAGCACACAGACGGTGGAGAATGGCTCAAAGAGTACCAATATACTACAACTACCGAAATAGAATTGCATATTGCAAGTCTCGAAGAGAGATACTCGAAATCTTACTCACCAAGTGAAACCTACAGTTTCACCGGAAATCAGTTTGGCAGCCTATACTTACGCAGCCATAATGTGTCCCCAAAATCTGCCTACCAAGTTATCATACAACTTGCATCTTTGATGTATTTCGGTTACCATCCTCCCTCTTTTCAGACTATCTCCATGGCCTTATTCAACAAAGGTCGTGTTGAGCTTATGCAAGCTGTGCTGCCTGAAACCTTAGCCTTCACCAACTCAGCATTCAATGAAGACGTGTCCATGCAAGAACGTCGCGAGCTTTTCATAAAGGCAGCAAAGACTCATGCGGCTACCACGACCAGAATCTCCCGTGGCCGTGGCTTTGCAACACATCTTTATGCTCTTCGTGAGGTATTGGAAGATGGGGAAGAGTCTCCGGCACTGTTCAATCTTCCTTTGTACTCGAGAATTCGCCCCGGGAAACTCATGACGGATAATGCAAATCGAAGAGAAGTGATTCGCGAAATGGCGTTCACAATGCCCGATCCCGAAAATGTCCTTTTGCATTATGAACTAGATGACCACAA ATGCGACTTCGTTATCAAGGCTCCTCCTAAACaatcaaagatttttttCGAAGCCATCGAAAAGGCATGCGTTCTTGTTCGAAAATTGCTTGGAAATTCGTAA